One window of Thermocoleostomius sinensis A174 genomic DNA carries:
- a CDS encoding MSMEG_0565 family glycosyltransferase has product MAGFDRPLRIALFTYSTKPRGSVVHTLELAEALYHLGHDVCVYALDKDGFGFDRLLSVPHHLILSDSVDGDIEQLIHQRIQEFVDACDVQFSQISPYDIYHAQDCISANALAVLRDRGRLPHFVRTVHHIEAFNSPYLQACQERSIQLPNRCLCVSHYWQQELQQRYGIFAPRIINGVNLDRFSSIPNGTEIGLKQALGLTGNPVYLTVGGIEPRKNSLTLLQAFAAVLEHRPQAQLVIAGGATLFDYQAYRDRFFALVADCNIAVGQSLILPGIIADADLPALYRTADAFVFPSLKEGWGLVLLEAIAAGLPVLTANQLPFTEFLSAEQAQLVDPQSPSAIARAMLDMVEPSVRQALVQHSQAVCQQYTWSASAMMHLAHYRSVLSANS; this is encoded by the coding sequence ATGGCTGGCTTTGATCGACCGTTGCGTATTGCCTTGTTTACCTACTCAACAAAACCCAGGGGCAGTGTGGTGCATACACTAGAGCTAGCAGAAGCATTATATCACTTGGGTCATGATGTGTGTGTGTATGCTTTGGATAAGGATGGATTTGGGTTCGATCGGTTGTTGTCCGTTCCACATCATCTAATTTTGTCTGATTCTGTTGATGGCGATATAGAGCAGTTGATTCATCAGCGGATTCAGGAATTTGTTGATGCTTGCGATGTACAGTTTTCGCAGATATCCCCCTATGATATCTATCATGCACAAGATTGTATCAGCGCCAACGCTCTGGCGGTATTACGCGATCGAGGGCGGCTTCCTCACTTTGTGCGTACCGTTCATCACATTGAGGCATTCAACAGTCCTTATCTTCAAGCGTGTCAAGAGCGATCGATTCAGCTTCCCAATCGGTGTTTGTGCGTCAGTCATTACTGGCAACAAGAATTGCAGCAACGCTATGGAATTTTTGCTCCTCGCATCATCAACGGGGTAAACCTCGATCGATTTTCTTCAATTCCCAATGGCACAGAAATTGGGCTGAAGCAGGCACTAGGTTTAACTGGCAACCCCGTTTATCTTACCGTTGGCGGCATTGAACCTCGCAAAAACTCGCTGACGCTCTTGCAAGCCTTTGCGGCTGTGCTGGAACACCGGCCTCAAGCCCAACTTGTGATTGCGGGTGGAGCAACGCTATTTGACTATCAAGCCTACCGCGATCGGTTCTTTGCACTAGTCGCCGACTGTAACATTGCCGTCGGACAGTCACTCATCCTACCTGGGATAATTGCCGATGCCGATCTGCCGGCCCTCTATCGTACCGCTGATGCCTTTGTGTTTCCCTCGCTCAAAGAGGGCTGGGGGTTGGTGCTCCTAGAAGCAATTGCCGCTGGCTTACCCGTTCTTACAGCTAATCAACTGCCGTTTACTGAATTCCTGAGTGCAGAACAGGCTCAATTGGTTGATCCCCAATCACCGTCTGCGATCGCTCGCGCCATGCTAGACATGGTTGAACCTTCCGTCAGGCAGGCACTCGTTCAACATAGTCAAGCTGTCTGTCAGCAATATACTTGGAGCGCATCGGCTATGATGCATCTAGCCCACTATCGATCTGTTCTGTCTGCCAACTCTTAG
- a CDS encoding MSMEG_0570 family nitrogen starvation response protein, with the protein MPEIRFQIQWPDGSQEICYSPSLVIKDYFTLNQDYSLDEFVNRSRTALQIASDRVQAKYGMPCGLALGQLQDIEARATQYHQHPQPTVRVLRFIE; encoded by the coding sequence ATGCCTGAAATTCGCTTTCAAATTCAATGGCCTGATGGTTCTCAAGAAATTTGCTACTCACCTTCGTTGGTGATCAAAGACTACTTTACACTTAACCAAGACTATAGCCTAGACGAGTTTGTGAATCGATCGCGTACCGCTTTGCAAATTGCAAGCGATCGGGTGCAAGCAAAATATGGTATGCCCTGCGGATTAGCACTGGGACAACTTCAAGACATTGAAGCAAGAGCTACACAGTATCATCAACATCCTCAACCAACGGTACGAGTACTGCGCTTTATTGAATAA
- a CDS encoding SDR family NAD(P)-dependent oxidoreductase, protein MIDLTGKTILVTGASRGIGAVTALTIEKAGASVILHYGQGQTDAESVAEQMESDRHCLIQADLSQPQAAESLWQAAINWQGKIDVIVNNAAVMPYVSVEESEDEWSRVWQMTLQVNLIAVADLCRLAIRHFQTRQGGTIINIASRAAFRGDAPNFMHYAASKGGVVALTRSIARGFAKDKVLAFAIAPGFVYTDRIAAMMQESGAEAITQDIPLGSPASPQDVANTIAFLSAGLAPHMTGATLDINGASYMR, encoded by the coding sequence ATGATTGACTTAACCGGAAAAACGATCCTAGTAACAGGAGCCTCCAGAGGCATTGGTGCGGTAACGGCTTTAACCATAGAGAAGGCTGGAGCGTCAGTAATTTTGCATTATGGACAGGGACAGACGGACGCTGAAAGCGTTGCTGAGCAAATGGAGTCCGATCGCCACTGCTTGATTCAAGCGGATTTAAGCCAGCCTCAAGCGGCTGAATCCTTGTGGCAGGCGGCGATTAATTGGCAGGGAAAAATTGATGTAATTGTCAATAATGCCGCTGTTATGCCCTATGTCAGCGTTGAAGAGAGTGAGGATGAGTGGTCACGGGTATGGCAAATGACCTTGCAGGTCAACTTAATTGCCGTTGCAGATCTATGTCGCCTAGCTATTCGACATTTTCAAACCCGACAGGGCGGCACTATCATCAATATTGCAAGTCGCGCTGCTTTTCGGGGGGATGCACCCAACTTTATGCACTATGCCGCTTCTAAGGGAGGGGTGGTGGCACTAACGCGCAGCATTGCCCGTGGTTTCGCAAAAGACAAGGTTCTGGCATTCGCCATCGCTCCAGGGTTTGTTTATACCGATCGCATTGCTGCGATGATGCAAGAGTCGGGTGCAGAAGCCATCACCCAAGATATTCCACTAGGCAGTCCTGCCTCGCCCCAAGATGTTGCCAATACGATCGCGTTCCTTTCCGCAGGATTAGCCCCCCACATGACAGGAGCCACTCTAGATATCAATGGCGCATCCTATATGCGATGA
- a CDS encoding NblA/ycf18 family protein yields MDTHPQLSLEQEFNHRSFADQVRRMSREQAQEILIKFHEDMLVRENLYRDMLKNAWGIGQEDWLTDSLFSAG; encoded by the coding sequence ATGGATACTCACCCGCAATTGTCACTAGAGCAAGAATTCAACCATCGCAGCTTTGCTGACCAAGTCCGGCGGATGTCGCGTGAGCAAGCCCAAGAAATTTTAATCAAGTTTCACGAAGACATGCTAGTTCGGGAAAACTTGTATCGCGATATGTTGAAAAATGCCTGGGGCATTGGACAAGAGGACTGGCTGACCGACTCTCTCTTTTCAGCGGGCTAA
- a CDS encoding AI-2E family transporter, translating into MKFGQLLGLVALLISLYILWRIRQILLLVFLAVVFSTVLNPIVRRLRQSGAKRSFAAVLSVLGFLVLLALFGWLIVPPFINQFELLTQLVPLGLVQLRSWLIVMQNEVPGSLWDNLPRVDDVIRQAQPFVQWTFNNFFSLFSNFLGILLSLLLFIILTVMLLVNPRPYRQGFILLFPAFYRHRVDVILSRCEVSLIGWIRGVLINMAALFVLSAIGLWILRVPLVLANAALAGLLEAIPNIGPTLSLIPPIAIALLDAPWKAGAVLVLYVVIQQLEQFLLVPYVMATQVALLPAVTLISQVIFAIFFGFLGLLLAIPLTIVCQIWIQEVLIKDVLDQWKTHESTP; encoded by the coding sequence GTGAAATTTGGGCAATTGCTGGGTCTGGTTGCCCTGCTGATATCGCTTTATATTCTCTGGCGAATTCGGCAAATTCTTTTGCTGGTTTTTCTGGCGGTTGTGTTCTCGACCGTACTGAATCCGATTGTGCGTCGGCTGCGGCAATCAGGTGCGAAGCGCAGCTTTGCAGCGGTGTTGTCTGTTCTCGGTTTTTTGGTGTTGCTGGCTCTATTCGGTTGGCTGATTGTGCCACCCTTCATCAATCAGTTTGAACTGTTGACCCAGCTAGTGCCGCTGGGGCTAGTTCAACTGCGATCGTGGTTGATTGTTATGCAAAACGAAGTCCCAGGTTCTCTGTGGGACAATCTTCCTCGGGTTGATGATGTCATTCGGCAAGCGCAACCGTTTGTACAATGGACATTCAATAATTTCTTCTCGCTTTTTTCCAATTTTCTAGGCATTCTTCTAAGCCTGCTACTGTTTATTATCCTGACTGTGATGCTGCTGGTGAATCCCCGTCCTTACCGTCAGGGGTTTATCTTGCTATTTCCAGCGTTTTACCGTCACCGAGTGGATGTGATTCTTTCGCGCTGCGAAGTCTCGTTAATTGGCTGGATTCGGGGGGTATTAATCAACATGGCTGCATTGTTTGTGTTGAGCGCGATCGGGCTATGGATACTACGAGTGCCGTTGGTATTAGCGAATGCCGCCCTCGCAGGGTTACTGGAGGCAATTCCCAATATCGGCCCGACTCTTAGCCTCATTCCTCCGATCGCGATTGCTCTACTCGATGCTCCTTGGAAAGCCGGAGCCGTTCTAGTGCTATATGTCGTTATTCAACAGCTTGAACAGTTTCTCCTAGTTCCCTATGTGATGGCAACACAGGTGGCGCTGCTACCAGCTGTCACCTTGATCTCTCAGGTTATTTTCGCTATCTTTTTTGGCTTTTTAGGACTCTTGTTGGCGATTCCCCTGACGATCGTTTGCCAAATTTGGATTCAGGAAGTGTTGATTAAAGACGTGCTTGATCAGTGGAAGACCCATGAATCTACGCCTTAG
- the ilvC gene encoding ketol-acid reductoisomerase, whose product MARMYYDADANLDLLSGKTVAIIGYGSQGHAHALNLRDSGVNVVVGLYPGSKSAAKAEAEGLAVKSVADASAAAELIMILLPDEVQKTVYKNEIEPHLREGKVLAFAHGFNIHFAQVVPPSDVDVVMIAPKGPGHLVRRTYTQGEGVPCLFAVYQDASGQARDRAMAYAKGIGGTRAGILETTFREETETDLFGEQVVLCGGLSALIKAGFETLVEAGYQPELAYFECLHEVKLIVDLIVEGGLAKMRDSISNTAEYGDLTRGPRIVTDATRAEMRKILSEIQTGQFAREFVLENMSGKAGFTAMRRREAEHPIEEVGKDLRAMFSWLKKV is encoded by the coding sequence ATGGCTCGGATGTATTATGATGCGGACGCAAATTTAGATCTATTAAGTGGAAAGACGGTTGCTATTATCGGCTATGGTTCTCAAGGACATGCCCATGCGCTCAACCTGAGGGATAGCGGCGTCAATGTGGTTGTGGGATTGTATCCCGGAAGCAAGTCGGCTGCCAAAGCAGAAGCGGAAGGACTGGCTGTCAAATCCGTTGCTGATGCGTCTGCTGCCGCCGAGTTGATCATGATTTTGCTGCCAGATGAAGTGCAGAAGACGGTTTACAAAAACGAAATTGAGCCACATCTTCGTGAGGGCAAGGTGTTAGCCTTTGCACACGGATTTAATATTCACTTTGCACAAGTCGTGCCACCATCTGATGTCGATGTGGTTATGATAGCTCCAAAGGGTCCAGGACATTTAGTGCGGCGTACCTATACCCAAGGAGAAGGGGTTCCCTGTTTGTTTGCCGTGTATCAAGATGCGTCGGGACAAGCCCGCGATCGAGCCATGGCCTACGCTAAAGGTATTGGTGGCACTCGCGCTGGCATTTTGGAAACCACGTTTCGTGAAGAAACTGAAACCGATTTGTTTGGGGAACAAGTGGTGTTGTGCGGCGGCTTGTCAGCTTTGATTAAGGCCGGCTTTGAAACATTGGTGGAAGCTGGCTATCAGCCAGAGTTGGCGTATTTTGAATGCTTACATGAAGTGAAATTGATCGTGGATTTGATCGTGGAAGGCGGCTTGGCCAAAATGCGTGACAGCATTTCCAATACGGCTGAATACGGCGACTTGACCCGTGGACCTCGCATTGTTACGGATGCGACTCGTGCCGAAATGCGAAAGATCCTCAGTGAAATTCAAACCGGGCAATTTGCTCGCGAGTTTGTCCTAGAAAACATGTCGGGTAAAGCCGGGTTTACGGCAATGCGGCGACGCGAAGCTGAACATCCAATCGAAGAAGTTGGTAAGGATTTACGCGCGATGTTTAGCTGGTTGAAAAAGGTGTAG
- a CDS encoding homoserine dehydrogenase encodes MAFKVGLLGLGTVGTGTAEILANPAQRHPLLQELEIYRVGVRSLEKPRTVPLASNVLTTDLESIVTDPAVDIVVEVIGGLEPARSLILQAIAHGKHVVTANKAVIARYGDEIFTAATNAGVYVLIEAAVAGGIPVIEPLKQSLCANRLYTVTGIVNGTTNYILTRMQTEGSDFDTVLADAQRLGYAEADPTADVDGFDAADKIAILASLAFGGRIKLPEVHREGIRQITAADIAYADKLGFVIKLLATAQRNVEADETINQPDRLQVRVHPTLLPKTHPLASINGVYNAVLIEGDPIGQVMFFGPGAGSGPTASAVVSDILNIAAILKVERGAAVQPNGQPLLDPLLACSHQHYCTITPIDELVTRFYVRVLAQDSPGVIGKLGTCFGNHNVSLESIVQIGLRDNRAEIVVITHHVREGNFRQALEEISAFEGIATVSSVLRVL; translated from the coding sequence GTGGCGTTTAAGGTCGGTTTATTGGGACTCGGAACCGTTGGAACTGGAACTGCTGAGATTTTGGCAAATCCAGCCCAGCGGCATCCATTGTTGCAAGAATTGGAAATCTATCGAGTGGGGGTGCGATCGCTTGAGAAACCTCGTACTGTTCCTCTCGCTTCCAATGTGCTGACCACCGATCTCGAATCGATTGTCACTGATCCAGCCGTTGATATTGTGGTAGAGGTCATTGGAGGACTAGAACCAGCCCGATCGCTAATTTTGCAAGCCATTGCCCATGGCAAACATGTTGTAACCGCTAACAAAGCTGTGATTGCTCGTTACGGAGACGAAATTTTTACAGCCGCCACGAATGCAGGAGTCTATGTGCTGATCGAGGCAGCCGTAGCGGGAGGCATTCCTGTCATTGAACCGCTGAAACAATCGCTGTGTGCCAATCGCTTATACACGGTGACAGGGATTGTCAATGGCACAACTAATTACATTTTGACCCGGATGCAAACCGAGGGCAGTGACTTTGATACGGTGCTGGCAGATGCTCAACGCTTGGGCTATGCTGAAGCTGATCCCACCGCGGATGTCGATGGCTTTGACGCGGCCGACAAAATTGCCATCCTGGCTTCATTGGCCTTTGGGGGTCGCATCAAGTTACCGGAAGTACATCGAGAAGGTATCCGTCAAATTACGGCAGCCGACATTGCCTATGCCGACAAACTTGGGTTTGTGATCAAGCTGTTGGCGACCGCCCAACGAAATGTGGAGGCTGATGAAACAATCAATCAACCCGATCGCCTCCAGGTACGAGTCCATCCAACGTTGCTTCCCAAAACCCATCCCCTAGCCAGCATTAATGGCGTATACAATGCGGTGCTCATTGAAGGCGACCCGATCGGCCAGGTAATGTTTTTTGGGCCGGGGGCCGGTTCTGGTCCAACGGCCAGTGCCGTTGTTTCAGATATTCTCAACATTGCCGCCATCCTCAAAGTCGAACGAGGAGCCGCTGTGCAACCCAATGGTCAACCCCTGCTCGATCCGCTATTGGCTTGTTCCCATCAACACTATTGCACCATTACACCGATCGATGAGTTGGTGACACGCTTTTATGTCCGGGTGTTGGCCCAAGATAGCCCTGGAGTAATTGGTAAGTTGGGTACTTGCTTCGGCAACCACAATGTCAGTTTGGAATCGATCGTGCAAATTGGATTGCGCGACAATCGCGCTGAGATTGTGGTCATCACGCATCATGTCCGCGAAGGCAATTTTCGTCAGGCCCTCGAAGAAATCAGCGCGTTTGAGGGAATTGCCACCGTGTCGAGCGTATTGCGGGTGTTATGA